Within the Mycobacterium gordonae genome, the region CAGCACCGGCGTGAGGAGTTCACCGCTGCGCAGGTAACTGTCCAGGTTGCGGATCGTCAGCAGCGCCATCGCCCGGCGGGTGCGCGCCGTGGCGCTGCCGATGTGCGGAAAGAGCACCACGTTGTCCAGGGTGAGCAGTTCGGCGGGCACGTGTGGTTCGTCGGCGAAGACGTCGAGTCCGGCGCCCGCCAGGCTCCCATCGATCAGTGATTCCACCAGCGCGTCCTGGTCCACGACGCTGCCCCGGGCGATGTTGATCAGGTAGCCGTCCGGGCCCAGCGCCTGCAAGACGGCGCGGTCGACCAGATGGCGCGTGCCGGCGTCACCCGTGGTGGCGACCACCAGGACGTCGACCGACTCGGCGAGTTCAGCCGCCGACTCCGCATATCGATACGGTGAGCCGTCGACGCGGTGGCGGTTGTGATAGGCGATGGCACAGTCGAATCCGCGCAGGCGGGTCGCGATCGCCGAACCGATGCGCCCCAGGCCGAGGATGCCGACCTGAAGTCCGCTGACATCCCGTGCGTAGCCGAACGGTCCGTCGGTCACCCATCGGCCGGCCCGCACATAGCGGTCCGCGGCGCCGAACCGGCGCAGTGTCATCAGGATCAGTCCCAGAGCCGTGTCCGCCACGGTGTCGGACAGCACGTCGGGGGTGTTGCTGACGCCGATCCCACGTCGCCGGGCCGCGTCGAGGTCGATCGCGTCCACCCCGGCCCCGTTGTTGACGATCGCTTCCAGGTTCGGCAGCGCCGCGATGGTCTCGGCGTCGGCGCCGGGGCCACCCGAGGTCACCACCACCCGTATCGCGGCACCGTGCTCGGTAAGAAATCGGGCTCTTTCTGGACCGGCTGGGAGCGTGGGGAATTCGTAGCGTTCGGCCAATTCTCGCTCGAATGTCGGCTCGAAGGGGCCGATCCGCAGCAACTCACGTGTTCTCAACACCGTCACCATTCCATCTTCGCCGAAGTCTGCTTCGGCTTACCCTTGGCGGCACGACGATTCGCGGAGGTGGCAATGAGCACGCACGAAGTACGGATGATCGTGTTGTCCACGGACGATCTGGACGAATCGATCCGGTTCTACTCCGAGGCTCTCGGGATGGCGGTGAAGTTCCGCGACGGAGACCACTTCGCGGCCCTCGACGGCGGTTCGATCACCTTGGCACTCGCGACGGCGGTGGACCACCCGATCCCCGGGCAGGTCGTCGTCGGCATCAAGACGTCGGACGTCGACGCCGCGGCCAAAGCCATCGAAGCCAGCGGCGGCGGCATCGTGCGGGCTCCCTACGACGATGCGCACGAACGCCGCGCCGTGGTCTACGACACCAAGGGCAACGGTCTGGTCTTCTACAGCCCACTGGCCCGCTGAGTTTCGGCCGCTCGGCCGGTCTTCATTGGCATGAGCAGAACGAATCTGTCGATGTCGATCTCCGCCGACGGCTACGTGGCCGGCCCCAATCAATCCGTTGAGCATCCTCTGGGTCGCGGCGGCGAACAACTGCATGGCTGGCACCTCGGCCCCGCCAAAGACCATCCCGCCAACCGCCAGGTGGTCTCGGACATGCTCGACGGCATGGGCGCAACGATCATGGGCCGCAACATGTTCGGCCCGATCCGAGGTGAGTGGGGCGACTCCGATTGTGCCGGCTGGTGGGGTGACGTCCCGCCGTACCACTGCCCGTCTTCGTCCTGACGCACTATCCGCACAACCCGATCGAGCTCGGCGGCGGAACGACATTTCACTTTGTCACAGACGGCATCGCAGCCGCCCATACGCGAGCCCGGTCCGTTGCCGGCGACCGCCCCATCTCCATCGCCGGAGGCGCTTCATGCGCCCGGCAGGCGATCCGGGCCGGACTTGTCGACGAGATCGATCTACAAGTGAACCCAGTCATTCTGGGCGCCGGTGAGCGCCTTTTCGACGGCCTGCCCGCCGGTGGCGCCCCATGCCTGGAATTGGTCCGTGTGCTCGAGGCGCCCGGCGTTGCGCATCTGCGCTACCGGGTAGTCCGATAGGCCGCAAGAACCCGGCAAGAATCCACCAAGGATCCTTCAAGTCGCATCCGTGATCGTGAGCTTCACCAGCCACGAGAAGAAGGCGACGACCATGAGGATGTTCTGTTTCCACCATGCCGGCGGCGGCAGCCTGACATTCAAAGCCTGGCAGAAGGCCCTCGCGCCGGCCGTCGAGGTGATTGCCGTCGAGATCGCCAACCGCGAGCGGTTCAGCACGATGCGCGATCTCGTCGACGAGGTCAACGAACAACTGCGCCCCTTCCTCGACGAGCCGCACATGTTCTTCGGCCACAGCTTCGGCGCGCTGCTCGCCTACCGGCTGGCGTCGGTGCGGGCGGCGGCGGGCGCCCTGCTGCCCCGCGCGGTGTTCCTGTCCGCCTACGCCCCGCCGCACCTGCCGCCACCGCTGCACCTGGTGGACGGGCTGGATGACGAGCAGCTGGTGACGCTGTTCTCCGACCTGGGCGGCTGGCCCACGGGGCTGACCCGCTGGCCCACACTGCACGAACGGGCCGTCAGCACCACGCGGCACGACCTGCGGCTGTGCGCGACGGACCGGGAGGAGAACAACGCGGAGCTGCCCTGTCCGATCCACGTGTTCGGCGGCAGCGAGGACCCGCTGGTCAGCGAGTCCGACCTGCGCGAATGGCGTTCGCGGACGACCGCTGACTTCTCGGTGCAGATCCTGCGCGGCGGTCACTTCTACCTGCGGAACCGCGAGCCGTTGTTCGAGACGCTGAAGCCGCTGGTGTCGACCGTGTTGGCCGCGTGAGAGACCCGCTCAGCTTGACGCGTGTGACCGGACTCGCCAAGGTACAAGGCGATGATTCGGAAAAGGCTTCTCACGACGGCGGCGGCTGGTGCGATGCTCGCCGCCGTCCTTCCTGTCGCGCCGGCCGCGGCGGCACCCGACGACACCACTGGCGGTTGGGTGCCCGACGGCCAGGAACTGAGCACGTTCGACCTCTCCGACCCAGCCGTCAACCGGCTCACCCCCGCGCTGCTGCGCGCGATTCAGCAGGCCGCCCGCGGCGCCAAGGCCGAGGGGATCACCCTCGGCCTCACGTCCGGCTGGCGCTCACCGGAATTTCAGCAGCAGTTGTTCAATGACGCCGTCGCCCGCTACGGCAGCGCCGCGGTCGCCAGCCAATACGTCGCCTCACCCGAAACCTCCAAGCACGTCATCGGCCACGCCGTCGACGTCGGACCCACCGACGCCGACACCTGGCTCATCCGCAACGGCCCGGCGTACGGGCTGTGCCAGATCTACGCCAACGAGATCTGGCATTTCGAGCTGGCCTCTGACTACGGCGGCGACTGTCCGCCGTTGCGGCCCAACGCGGCCGGCTGACACCCGCATGCTCGTTCGTTGGCGGATGCCTGCGGCGCCATCTGCTTGCGGCGCGGCGAATTCACCGGCGCCAGATCACCTTTGGAATGTCCGACTTAGGTCGACGGGGCCGGGGGGGTATCCGACGATGCCGCCGCCGAACTCGAGATCGGTCCTGGGTAAATCATTCCCGACGCCCACCGACGACTCACCAACGAGCTCGGCGGCCGAATCAGTTATGCAGTCACCGAAGTTGAGACCGGCCGGATGGGGTCCCTTACCGCAACACCGATACGTGCGCTGCGCCGCGGGGGCGGGTGCATCGGTGAATCCGTCTACCCCCAAGCTCATTTCGCTCGGGAGTCGGTTGAACACGGTGCGCGTGGCGGGCCCGTGCCTGGCAGTGACGACGAGCTGTCCGGCGGTCTCCTCACCCTCGATAAGCGCGACGAACGCAGAGCCGCCGACTATCACGAATCAAACGCCGGTCTTCGGGTCGTAGTAGCGTGATGCCGGCTGCAGCAGAACCCGCGGTGCCCCGACGTCGCACCCAGAACATGATGGGCCCCACAGCATGACCTCTATAACGATCGCAGAACTGGCAGACCTGCTGGTGGAGACCGGCCAGCGACACCATCAGGCTTACGCCGACAGCGACGGTGTCGACCCTGAATGGGCTCTCTGGTACAGCGGCTACCTGCAGACGCGGCTGTGGGATCGCGCGGGTCGGCTGCCGTCCCGCAGCCAGCTGGTCGGCCTCCTTGAGTCCGCCGAGCGGCGCTACGGCGGCGCTGCCGGCTGGCCACTGCGCTACGCGGCCCACCTGCTAGCGGGGATCGACGACAGTCGGCCCACCAACAACGTGTTCCCCGCCGTGGCTGCCGACGACATCGGTTGGCTGACCAGGGAGCAGATGATCGAGGTAGACCGCGTGATGATCGATGAGTTGCGCATCGACTTGGTGCAGATGATGGAGAACGCCGGTCATCAGCTGGCGCGTCTCGTGCTGGCTCTGGGAACGCCCGACCGGGTCGCCGTGGTCGCGGGATCCGGTGGCAATGGGGGCGGCGGCCTGGTAGCGGCACGGCACTTGGTCAACGCCGGCGTCGACGTCGTGGTGACCCTAGGCGGTCCGCCCGACCAGCTGAGCCCGGTCCCTGCGCACCAATTCGACATCCTGCGACGCATGAAGGTGGCGACCAGCCCGACCCTCATTGAGGCCGACCTCGCCGTAGACGCCCTGATCGGCTACTCGCTGCGTGGCATACCGCACGGGCGGGCCGCGGAGTTGATCGCGGCCATGACGTCCGCCAGGTCGGTGGTGGCACTGGACACGCCCAGCGGGCTCGACGTCACGTCCGGACAGGCCCCCGGGGATGTCGTCAGCGCTGACGCGACCATGACGCTGGCGCTGCCCAAGATGGGTATGCGTGGTGCGCCGCAGGTCGGTGCCCTCTACCTCGCCGATATTTCGGTGCCACGCTCCGTTACCGCTGCGCTGGGTCCGCATCCACCCGACTTTTCGGAGTCGCCGATACTTCGGGTGATCTGAGCCCATTGGCCTGCCGGGGTCACCAACTCACCAAGAATCCTTTGAGAAGTTCACAAGCCGTACGCATGAGGCTTTGGTCAACGCAAACCAGCGTCCACCACCTCAGTAACACGGAGACACCAATGTTCACTCGTCGTTTCACCGCTTCCCTGGCCGGCACCACCCTGACCGCCGCCACGCTCGGCCTGGCTGCCCTCGGTCTGGCCGGCACCGCCGGCGCGAGCACGGTCGACGACGCCTTCATCGCCCAGATCAAGGCTGACGGGATCACCCCGCCCAGCAGCGCGCGCGCCATCAGCGAAGCCCACGCCGTGTGCACCGCTCTGGACGCCGGGCAATCCAGCAAGCAGGTCATCGCCAGTGTGGCCCAGCGGACCGGCCTGAGCAGCAGCGGTGCGCACACCTTCGCCGTCGACGCCGCCAGCGCCTACTGCCCGCAGTACGTCACCACCACCTGAAGCCCCGAAACCCGCCCCCCGATCGCCGCCTCACAGACTCTGTGGGGCGGCGATTCGTTGCGCGCCGTGCGTCAGGCGCGAAACGCCGCCACCGGCATCTCGACACTGCCCTGGCACGGACCGCTGGCGATGTCGGTGTGCCAGGTGCCACGTAGCGACCCGTCGGCCTGCGGCGTGTAGAACGCCCACGATTTAGCGGGCGCCCAGACCTTCGAAACCCCCTCTCCCATATAGCAATCCCACTGAAAATCAAAGCGCTCGACCCACCGGGAGCCATCCCAGGTGTAGTGCGACGGCACCGAGATCGTCGGGTTGTCGGGCTTGGGTCCGTTGTTGGCGGTGGCGACACAACTGGCCGCCGAACACACCGTCGAGAAGACATAGTCCGCACTGAATGTGGGTTCGGCCTGGGCGGCCGCAACGCTGGTGCCGCTCTTCTCGACGGCATAGCGCACCAGCGAGTACTTGCCGTTCCACGCGGGGCTCGCCCCATGCGCGGCCGGCATACCGAACGCCGAGGCGAGCACGGCGAGCATCGCGAATTTCCATCCCAGCGGCATCGTGTCCATGCTGTCCGCTGGATGACGCAACAGGGTATCGGCGCGGCTACGATCCCGCTCAGTCCAATTCGAACTTCGTCGCGCCGAACGGCTCTGCCGTTCCCAGCGCGAACACCGTGGCCGGCCGCACCCGGTAAAGGTGCCACGGCGCCGGCCCCGCCGAAGGCGCGCTGAACGGCGCGGTGAGCGCATCGCCGGCGACCTCGGCAGGCCAGCCATCCGCGGCGTACTCCGCTGCTAGGGAGGCCAATTCGTCTCTGCCGGTCACCCGTTCGGCGACCCCTTCGATCACGAGGTCGAACGGCTCGGTGGCGACGCTGAAGGTGCATCGGGGGTCACGCATCAGATTGCGTGACTTGCGGGTGGCCGGTCCGGAAGTGAAATACCAGATGCCGTTCACCGATTGCACCCCCACCGCCATCACGTGCGGACTGCCGTCGCGGTTGACGGTGGTGAGCCAGGTGGTGTGCCGTTGTGGGCCGCCGGTACCCGGCGCCTGCGGCAACGGGCTGTCCAACACGGCTTTGACACTGTCCCACTCGATCGGCGGCGTCCCGTAGCCGTCGAGATTGCGCGGTGTGATCGTCATACCGG harbors:
- a CDS encoding M15 family metallopeptidase, whose protein sequence is MIRKRLLTTAAAGAMLAAVLPVAPAAAAPDDTTGGWVPDGQELSTFDLSDPAVNRLTPALLRAIQQAARGAKAEGITLGLTSGWRSPEFQQQLFNDAVARYGSAAVASQYVASPETSKHVIGHAVDVGPTDADTWLIRNGPAYGLCQIYANEIWHFELASDYGGDCPPLRPNAAG
- a CDS encoding VOC family protein is translated as MSTHEVRMIVLSTDDLDESIRFYSEALGMAVKFRDGDHFAALDGGSITLALATAVDHPIPGQVVVGIKTSDVDAAAKAIEASGGGIVRAPYDDAHERRAVVYDTKGNGLVFYSPLAR
- a CDS encoding DUF732 domain-containing protein, which gives rise to MFTRRFTASLAGTTLTAATLGLAALGLAGTAGASTVDDAFIAQIKADGITPPSSARAISEAHAVCTALDAGQSSKQVIASVAQRTGLSSSGAHTFAVDAASAYCPQYVTTT
- a CDS encoding Rv2253 family sensor-like surface protein, translating into MLAVLASAFGMPAAHGASPAWNGKYSLVRYAVEKSGTSVAAAQAEPTFSADYVFSTVCSAASCVATANNGPKPDNPTISVPSHYTWDGSRWVERFDFQWDCYMGEGVSKVWAPAKSWAFYTPQADGSLRGTWHTDIASGPCQGSVEMPVAAFRA
- a CDS encoding type II toxin-antitoxin system VapC family toxin gives rise to the protein MIVGGSAFVALIEGEETAGQLVVTARHGPATRTVFNRLPSEMSLGVDGFTDAPAPAAQRTYRCCGKGPHPAGLNFGDCITDSAAELVGESSVGVGNDLPRTDLEFGGGIVGYPPGPVDLSRTFQR
- a CDS encoding 2-hydroxyacid dehydrogenase produces the protein MVTVLRTRELLRIGPFEPTFERELAERYEFPTLPAGPERARFLTEHGAAIRVVVTSGGPGADAETIAALPNLEAIVNNGAGVDAIDLDAARRRGIGVSNTPDVLSDTVADTALGLILMTLRRFGAADRYVRAGRWVTDGPFGYARDVSGLQVGILGLGRIGSAIATRLRGFDCAIAYHNRHRVDGSPYRYAESAAELAESVDVLVVATTGDAGTRHLVDRAVLQALGPDGYLINIARGSVVDQDALVESLIDGSLAGAGLDVFADEPHVPAELLTLDNVVLFPHIGSATARTRRAMALLTIRNLDSYLRSGELLTPVLQPVRR
- a CDS encoding thioesterase II family protein, which translates into the protein MSFTSHEKKATTMRMFCFHHAGGGSLTFKAWQKALAPAVEVIAVEIANRERFSTMRDLVDEVNEQLRPFLDEPHMFFGHSFGALLAYRLASVRAAAGALLPRAVFLSAYAPPHLPPPLHLVDGLDDEQLVTLFSDLGGWPTGLTRWPTLHERAVSTTRHDLRLCATDREENNAELPCPIHVFGGSEDPLVSESDLREWRSRTTADFSVQILRGGHFYLRNREPLFETLKPLVSTVLAA
- a CDS encoding pyridoxamine 5'-phosphate oxidase family protein, encoding MTITPRNLDGYGTPPIEWDSVKAVLDSPLPQAPGTGGPQRHTTWLTTVNRDGSPHVMAVGVQSVNGIWYFTSGPATRKSRNLMRDPRCTFSVATEPFDLVIEGVAERVTGRDELASLAAEYAADGWPAEVAGDALTAPFSAPSAGPAPWHLYRVRPATVFALGTAEPFGATKFELD
- a CDS encoding NAD(P)H-hydrate epimerase, which translates into the protein MTSITIAELADLLVETGQRHHQAYADSDGVDPEWALWYSGYLQTRLWDRAGRLPSRSQLVGLLESAERRYGGAAGWPLRYAAHLLAGIDDSRPTNNVFPAVAADDIGWLTREQMIEVDRVMIDELRIDLVQMMENAGHQLARLVLALGTPDRVAVVAGSGGNGGGGLVAARHLVNAGVDVVVTLGGPPDQLSPVPAHQFDILRRMKVATSPTLIEADLAVDALIGYSLRGIPHGRAAELIAAMTSARSVVALDTPSGLDVTSGQAPGDVVSADATMTLALPKMGMRGAPQVGALYLADISVPRSVTAALGPHPPDFSESPILRVI